One Desertifilum tharense IPPAS B-1220 genomic window, GCGCTAAAGTTAGTCGTGGAATTGGTGAAAAATCAGAAGGTTAACTTACGCTCCCTCGTGACAACGGGAGGGATGCCTAGCGCCCATTCAGCTTTAGTCACTTCTTTAGCAACGGGTGTAGGACAAACCAAAGGATGGGGAAGTCCTGAGTTTGCGCTGGCAACTGTGTTTGCGATTATTGTCATGTATGATGCAGCCGGAGTTCGTCAAGCGGCTGGCAAGCAAGCTCGCATTCTCAATCAAATTATTGATGAGTTGTTTCACGAAAAGTATGAGTTTGCCGAAGAACGCCTGAAAGAACTCCTCGGTCATACCCCGTTTCAAGTGATTGTGGGTTTAATGTTGGGGATTGTTGTTTCTGTGGGGGCCGGTCAAATTTATGGCTACTGAGCGCGGCTTTCCGGGCGCTCTCAGGCGATGAAATCTTCGCGCTTGGGGGGGACTTGGGGAGCCGCAGATCGAGCCTCTGAACAGCTAGAAATCGCCTCTAAGTCGGTATGGTCATTTATAGATTAACCGCCGCATTCAGCAAGACCACTTTGCGGCTATCCACAATCATCGCCCAAAAACCGCGATCGCTCAACGCCTGCAAAATATCGTTGGCATCCTGTTGGTTGGTGGTATGCACCGCCAATAAAAAAGGGCGCTGTCCGTAAGAAGCTAACCCCACCGTTCCCCCTAACACTTGCTGCACTTGAGTGGCGAGTTCGGGTTGATTAAAATAATCCACTAGCACTGCAAACCCCGTCCCCAAGGGCTGAGGGTTATAAGCCGGGGCAGCCGCAGCAAAGCTGGCAGGCGGTTGCACGACATAGGCTTCTAAGCGCCCTGTTTCAATGGCATATCGCGCCGCCCGGTTCGCTTCTTCTAGGTTAGAAAAGCCACCCACCCGCGCCACCAGCTCATCAAGATACAAGCAGAACTGATAGGGTGTAGTGTTGGGTAAAGCTTGCGGTAACTGTGCCTGCTGTGCGGGCGATCGCGCTTCCACTAACAGCAAATATTCTCCCACATTCGGCGGCTGACAAGCCGGATAAGACTGAGCCTGTGCGAAAGGGATGGGGATACCCAGGAGGGCGAAAAACACCCCTAAACCCAGGAGTGCGGCGTTGGATGAGTTGACAACCGCCTTCGGAGTCTTGCTCGCTAGAACCCTACCGTGAAAGGCCATTCGCATCTCCTCATTCTCCTGCTTCCTAGATTTTCCCCATCCCTCATCCGCTTATCTCACAGAAGCCAGCGTTGCCAAAGGATCGGGAATTGTGGCTGAAGGGGCTTCAAATTGACCCGTCAGGACGTATTCCAAGCGCAATTTTAACCAGATAATGAACTGTTCGTTCGTGGAAATAATAGCAGCGGCGGGTTGGGGGCATTTTTGTTTGGCTTGGGCCATTTCTGGGGCTTCCAAAAAGGCGGGTTGAGTCACCAGCCAAAAATCAAGTTCTTTTTCCTGTTCCTGGTAGTTGCGCGTGCGTTCTTTTAGCACTTCTTCTAAGGGTTCTTCAACGGTCAGGAAGTTTTGACTGGCTAAAACGTAGTAGTAAGTGGTCATGGTTTGTCATCCTCAATTATGGTCAGCAGTTGCGCCTAAATGCTTATCGAAACGGATATTGATTAACCGAATTGAAATTATTCGCCCCGCATGGCGTGTTTCATTTCTCGAACAGCCCGTTCTAATCCTACCAGTGCAGCTCGACTGATGATGGTATGACCGATATTGAGTTCTTCCATTCCCGGAATGCTCGCCACGGGGTAGACGTTCCAATAGGTTAGCCCATGTCCGGCATTGACGCGCAAGCCCAGAGACAGCGCCCACTGACAGCCGTGGGTGAGGACTTCGAGTTCGGCGGCGCGGCTGGCCTCATCTGGGGCTTCGGCGTAGGTTCCGGTGTGGAGTTCGATAAATTGAGCTTGAATCTTGGCCGAGGCTTCAATTTGGCTGCGTTCGGCGTCGATAAACAGGCTAACGGGTATTCCGGCGCTTTGCAAGCGATCGACGACTTTGGCAAGGCGTTCTGTTTGGCCGACGATATCGAGTCCGCCTTCAGTGGTCACTTCTTCGCGGCGTTCGGGGACAAGGGTTACATAGTCGGGTTTGACTTCAAGGGCGATCGCCACCATTTCATCAGTCGGGGCCATTTCTAGGTTAAGATGCGTCCGCACGGTTTCTCGCAACAGGCGGATATCCCGGTCTTGGATATGGCGGCGGTCTTCGCGTAAATGGGCGGTAATGCCATCTGCACCCGCTAATTCGGCGAGGACGGCGGCGGCGATGGGATCGGGTTCGACGGTGCGCCGCGCTTGTCGAATCGTGGCAATGTGGTCTATGTTTACGCCTAGGGTCGGCAACTCAAACCTCGCTGTAGTTCTCAACTATTGTCTGCTATTGATTTTAGCGAAGTTTGGCACGGCAGATAGCGCGATCGCCTCTCAAGACTGCTGCCAATTTTAGAATAGAGAATTCTAAGCGGTCTGCTAGCGCTTTGTCTAGATTTTTACTAAGTTCTTGGGATTTGGGTTAAGGATCGATCTAGACTTTTGCTCAAGTGTCTGCGATCGCCGCCAGTAGCAGTATCCATGCATAAAGACCTGCAAAAGTCAAGGTAATATTTGGCTTCTGACTCAGAACGAATCGCTTAAAATTAAAGGATTAAAACATTGAGAGTAAGCACTCATTTTTTGTAAAATTTTGTTTACATTCATCTCATTCTTCTTATCAAATTGTGTCAGATAGCCCTCAAAACCCGATTCTAGTAGGCATTTTCTGGTAAAAACACTCATGGTTGCGAAGTTCTGCGTTATTTGTCATTCATCTGGTTGCCCAGGGAGGATGGCCAGTGCTGAGTGACCGGAGTGGAAAGAAGAGAACACGCGTCAATCATAAG contains:
- a CDS encoding divergent PAP2 family protein, producing the protein MQDFGEILNNRVLLVALSACLIAQALKLVVELVKNQKVNLRSLVTTGGMPSAHSALVTSLATGVGQTKGWGSPEFALATVFAIIVMYDAAGVRQAAGKQARILNQIIDELFHEKYEFAEERLKELLGHTPFQVIVGLMLGIVVSVGAGQIYGY
- a CDS encoding pyridoxine 5'-phosphate synthase; amino-acid sequence: MPTLGVNIDHIATIRQARRTVEPDPIAAAVLAELAGADGITAHLREDRRHIQDRDIRLLRETVRTHLNLEMAPTDEMVAIALEVKPDYVTLVPERREEVTTEGGLDIVGQTERLAKVVDRLQSAGIPVSLFIDAERSQIEASAKIQAQFIELHTGTYAEAPDEASRAAELEVLTHGCQWALSLGLRVNAGHGLTYWNVYPVASIPGMEELNIGHTIISRAALVGLERAVREMKHAMRGE
- a CDS encoding MgPME-cyclase complex family protein; this translates as MTTYYYVLASQNFLTVEEPLEEVLKERTRNYQEQEKELDFWLVTQPAFLEAPEMAQAKQKCPQPAAAIISTNEQFIIWLKLRLEYVLTGQFEAPSATIPDPLATLASVR